From the Streptomyces sp. KMM 9044 genome, one window contains:
- the hutI gene encoding imidazolonepropionase codes for MSSTAIVDIATLVTNDPSRGGGASPLGLVRDAAVVIDGDRVVWTGESNTAPATDNRVDAEGRAVVPGFVDSHSHLVFAGDRTDEFNARMSGRPYRAGGIRTTVAATRAASDAELEANLTRFLAEALRQGTTTIETKSGYGLTTEDEARALRLAARHTDEVTYLGAHIPAPEYADDPAGYVDLVTGKMLDACAPHARWIDVFCERGAFDGDQARAVLTAGRARGLHPRIHANQLSHGPGVQLAVELDAASADHCTHLTDADVDALAHSRTVATLLPGAEFSTRAAWPDARRLLDAGVTVALSTDCNPGSSFTSSVPFCVALAVRDMGMTPDEALWSATAGGAAALRRTDIGRITPGARADLVLLDAPSHVHLAYRPGVPLVAGVWRRGVRAL; via the coding sequence ATGAGCAGCACCGCCATCGTCGACATCGCCACGCTGGTCACCAACGATCCCTCCCGCGGAGGGGGAGCGTCTCCTCTCGGGCTGGTCCGGGACGCGGCCGTGGTCATCGACGGCGACCGCGTCGTGTGGACCGGCGAATCGAACACAGCACCCGCCACCGACAACCGGGTCGACGCCGAAGGCCGGGCGGTGGTCCCGGGCTTCGTCGACTCGCACTCCCACCTGGTCTTCGCGGGCGACCGCACCGACGAGTTCAACGCCCGGATGTCCGGCCGCCCCTACCGTGCGGGCGGTATCCGCACCACCGTCGCCGCCACCCGGGCCGCGAGCGACGCGGAACTCGAGGCGAACCTGACGCGTTTCCTCGCCGAGGCGCTGCGGCAGGGCACCACGACCATCGAAACCAAGTCCGGCTACGGCCTGACCACCGAGGACGAGGCCCGCGCGCTGCGGCTGGCCGCCCGCCACACCGACGAGGTCACCTACCTCGGCGCCCACATCCCTGCCCCCGAGTACGCCGACGACCCGGCCGGCTACGTGGACCTGGTCACCGGGAAGATGTTGGACGCCTGCGCGCCGCACGCCCGCTGGATCGACGTCTTCTGCGAGCGGGGCGCCTTCGACGGCGACCAGGCGCGCGCCGTTCTCACCGCCGGTCGGGCCAGGGGCCTGCACCCGCGCATCCACGCCAACCAGCTCTCCCACGGCCCCGGCGTGCAGCTCGCCGTCGAACTCGACGCGGCCAGTGCCGACCACTGCACGCATCTCACCGACGCCGACGTGGACGCCCTCGCCCACAGCCGCACGGTCGCGACCCTGCTGCCGGGCGCCGAGTTCTCCACCCGGGCCGCCTGGCCGGACGCCCGCCGGCTGCTCGACGCGGGTGTCACCGTCGCGCTGTCCACGGACTGCAACCCGGGGTCGTCCTTCACGTCCTCGGTGCCGTTCTGCGTGGCCCTCGCCGTGCGGGACATGGGCATGACGCCCGACGAGGCGCTCTGGTCGGCCACCGCGGGCGGTGCGGCGGCCCTGCGCCGCACCGACATCGGCCGCATCACCCCCGGCGCCCGTGCCGACCTCGTCCTCCTCGACGCCCCGAGCCACGTCCACCTGGCCTACCGCCCCGGTGTCCCACTGGTCGCGGGCGTGTG